A window of Nocardia fluminea contains these coding sequences:
- a CDS encoding YjzC family protein, which yields MPTKQPLKPGNKAPNSGQYLEVGPRGGKTTAEITGVKGKTLPPTSKPGNGYVLVDPTKNGSGG from the coding sequence ATGCCTACCAAACAACCACTGAAACCTGGCAACAAGGCACCGAACTCGGGGCAGTATCTCGAAGTCGGTCCGCGCGGTGGCAAGACCACCGCCGAGATCACCGGGGTGAAGGGCAAGACTCTGCCCCCGACCTCGAAGCCGGGCAACGGCTACGTCCTCGTCGATCCCACGAAGAACGGGTCCGGCGGCTAG
- a CDS encoding helix-turn-helix transcriptional regulator — MGPLGRADVLDHLDEFIAAARNGLGHAVILRGEPGIGKSVLIDSMIESAHGFRILRSDGYEAEANLPYSGVQRLVGSLDDGTQLPDPEREALRVAFGISAGAVPDRFLVGRAVLGLLAIVGRTGPVLCAVDDAHWLDRESLDVLGFVARRLHAEAAVVVFASRADDDVDVRLGGVPVLQVEELARPAAIELLTYWFDGELDPRVAADIVDEVGGNPLVLTDLARELTARQLTESSFAPTPLGAGSRLEQFYRRALESLPDACREWILVAAAESTGDLKLVDRATALLDIDESAGEAADVAGLVVIDGAVRFRHPLVRAAVYGGATAAARRRVHGALARAAQASGLIDIEAWHAAAATARPNASVAQRLADAAERATRRGGLIAGASLLARAAELSEDPGLRDERLLAGAESAAAAGAARFALDLTDRIPDPAVLAPVAAGRRLFVRASLALFLGDPAAVPLASNQLSAAAELFHGHDSHREHLALLRAFDAALSAERSVAPGTFAELGLRMRLAAADAEPGLRAVLTGLCGLILRPCGETAAANRTALRMLGELDDRQVLDFSMAGVVLTSALWDERARNDWLDRSERIAARAGALRELDTLLWMRSLTDLDRGDVTAAGRAIARVRELRQAMGYPAEHVVNGAYLAWTGEPTSVVLQVAELNLAAGFGGAHTATMNALAIRNLAQGHYQDAYALLAPYEADRFMQVTPHQLPEYIEAAVRAGHTADAERVTIEFAAFAEDIDSPWARGVAMRCRALIAPAADAEPHYLAAIAALTETDTPIDLFRAHLLYGEWLRRQRRRTDAKVQLHTAADGFTRFGGTAFAERAARELDAFGERAQVGGAAATIGLTAQESEVATLAAAGHTNVEIAATMFLSANTVDYHLRKVFRKLGISSRRQLRENLPPTTR; from the coding sequence ATGGGGCCCCTTGGTCGAGCTGATGTGCTCGACCACCTCGACGAGTTCATCGCCGCCGCGCGCAACGGTCTAGGGCACGCGGTGATCCTGCGGGGCGAGCCCGGAATCGGCAAATCGGTGCTGATCGATTCCATGATCGAGTCGGCCCACGGATTTCGAATCCTGCGTTCGGACGGCTACGAGGCCGAGGCCAATCTGCCGTATTCAGGGGTGCAACGACTGGTCGGATCGCTCGACGACGGCACGCAGTTGCCCGATCCCGAGCGGGAGGCATTACGGGTCGCGTTCGGTATCTCGGCGGGTGCGGTGCCGGACCGGTTCCTGGTCGGCCGGGCGGTGCTCGGCCTGCTGGCGATAGTCGGTCGCACTGGGCCGGTGCTGTGCGCGGTTGATGACGCGCACTGGTTGGACCGTGAGTCTTTGGACGTGTTGGGTTTCGTCGCGCGCCGACTACATGCCGAAGCGGCGGTGGTGGTGTTCGCGTCACGGGCTGACGATGACGTCGACGTCCGCCTCGGCGGCGTGCCGGTGTTGCAGGTCGAAGAATTGGCGCGCCCCGCGGCCATCGAGTTGCTGACGTATTGGTTCGACGGAGAGCTCGATCCGCGGGTAGCGGCCGACATCGTCGACGAGGTCGGGGGAAACCCGCTCGTCCTGACCGACCTGGCCCGCGAACTCACCGCCCGCCAGCTCACGGAATCGAGTTTCGCACCCACACCGCTCGGCGCGGGTTCCCGGCTGGAACAGTTCTATCGACGCGCACTGGAGTCGCTGCCCGATGCCTGCCGAGAATGGATTCTGGTGGCGGCGGCGGAATCCACCGGAGACCTGAAGTTGGTGGATCGGGCGACCGCTCTTCTCGATATCGACGAGAGTGCCGGTGAGGCCGCAGACGTCGCCGGACTGGTTGTCATCGACGGAGCCGTGCGATTTCGGCACCCGCTGGTTCGCGCGGCCGTCTACGGCGGCGCGACAGCCGCCGCGCGTCGGCGCGTGCACGGTGCGCTCGCGCGAGCGGCGCAGGCTTCGGGATTGATCGATATCGAGGCGTGGCACGCCGCCGCGGCGACCGCGCGCCCGAACGCGTCGGTCGCGCAGCGGTTGGCCGACGCCGCAGAGCGAGCAACGCGCCGCGGTGGTCTCATCGCGGGCGCGAGCCTGTTGGCACGTGCCGCGGAGCTGAGCGAGGACCCCGGATTGCGTGACGAGCGGTTGCTCGCCGGTGCCGAATCGGCCGCCGCGGCAGGTGCCGCACGATTCGCCCTCGACCTGACCGATCGCATCCCTGACCCCGCCGTGCTCGCACCGGTCGCCGCAGGGCGGCGCCTGTTCGTGCGTGCCTCGCTCGCCCTGTTTCTCGGCGACCCGGCGGCGGTTCCGCTCGCATCGAATCAGCTGAGCGCGGCGGCGGAGCTGTTCCACGGCCACGACTCGCACCGCGAGCACCTCGCACTGCTGCGCGCCTTCGACGCGGCACTCAGCGCCGAACGATCGGTCGCCCCAGGCACCTTCGCTGAGCTCGGGTTACGTATGCGTCTCGCGGCGGCCGACGCTGAACCGGGCCTGCGCGCGGTGCTCACGGGACTGTGCGGCTTGATCCTGCGTCCATGTGGCGAAACGGCGGCCGCGAATCGGACGGCACTGCGAATGCTGGGCGAACTCGACGATCGGCAAGTGCTGGATTTCAGCATGGCCGGGGTGGTGCTCACCAGCGCCCTTTGGGACGAACGAGCCCGCAACGACTGGCTCGACCGGAGCGAGCGCATCGCCGCCCGCGCGGGCGCACTCAGAGAGTTGGACACGTTGCTGTGGATGCGGTCGCTGACCGATCTCGATCGCGGTGATGTCACCGCCGCGGGCCGGGCGATCGCGCGCGTCCGGGAACTGCGGCAAGCGATGGGATACCCGGCCGAACATGTCGTCAACGGCGCCTATCTCGCCTGGACGGGGGAGCCGACTTCGGTGGTCCTCCAGGTCGCCGAGCTCAACCTGGCCGCCGGGTTCGGTGGCGCGCACACCGCCACGATGAACGCGCTCGCCATCCGCAACCTCGCCCAGGGGCACTATCAGGATGCCTACGCTCTGCTGGCGCCGTACGAAGCCGACCGATTCATGCAAGTCACACCGCACCAGCTTCCCGAGTACATCGAAGCGGCAGTGCGGGCTGGCCATACCGCCGATGCCGAGCGGGTCACCATCGAATTCGCCGCGTTCGCCGAGGACATCGACTCGCCGTGGGCACGCGGCGTCGCGATGCGGTGCCGCGCGTTGATCGCACCGGCAGCGGACGCGGAGCCGCACTACCTGGCCGCCATCGCCGCGCTGACCGAGACCGACACCCCGATCGACCTGTTTCGCGCCCACCTGCTGTACGGCGAGTGGCTGCGCAGACAACGCCGCCGTACCGATGCCAAGGTTCAATTGCATACTGCCGCTGACGGATTCACTCGTTTCGGTGGGACGGCCTTCGCCGAGCGCGCGGCACGCGAACTCGACGCATTCGGCGAGCGGGCACAGGTCGGCGGCGCGGCCGCAACGATCGGATTGACCGCCCAGGAGTCGGAGGTCGCGACACTGGCGGCGGCGGGGCACACCAACGTTGAAATCGCGGCCACCATGTTCCTCAGCGCCAATACCGTCGACTATCACCTGCGCAAAGTCTTTCGCAAGCTGGGTATTTCGTCGCGCCGCCAGCTCCGCGAGAACCTGCCGCCGACTACCCGCTGA
- a CDS encoding AAA family ATPase yields the protein MTVSANAPRPLPFSSTALTSLQQLAKVATSGVTIICGFPAAGKTTAARFLADLVDPVVLDKDTFAPQLEESVMSELNGNPFDRDSDLYRRVVSPNIYAALLNHAVRVGARCPVLVDAPFLGHVQAAADNGVLLTDHIRAATAASDVEIRTVWINTDTARIRDRMVGRGAERDQHKLMAWDGYRTAVLDSGLAQAGPAVADHVVAN from the coding sequence GTGACTGTCTCTGCGAATGCTCCACGACCTCTACCGTTTTCATCCACCGCGCTGACCTCGCTGCAGCAGCTGGCGAAGGTGGCCACGAGCGGGGTGACGATCATCTGCGGGTTCCCAGCGGCGGGAAAGACCACTGCGGCACGGTTTCTGGCCGATCTCGTCGACCCTGTCGTGCTGGACAAGGACACCTTCGCGCCACAGCTCGAGGAATCGGTGATGTCGGAATTGAACGGCAACCCTTTCGACCGTGACAGCGACCTCTACCGCCGAGTGGTCTCTCCGAACATCTATGCCGCCCTGTTGAACCATGCGGTGAGGGTCGGGGCCCGCTGCCCCGTCCTCGTCGACGCCCCGTTCCTCGGTCACGTCCAGGCCGCCGCCGACAACGGCGTGCTGCTCACCGACCACATCCGCGCAGCCACCGCCGCCTCTGACGTCGAGATCCGAACGGTGTGGATCAACACCGACACCGCTCGGATCCGCGACAGGATGGTCGGGCGCGGCGCCGAACGCGATCAGCACAAGCTCATGGCCTGGGACGGCTACCGCACCGCGGTGTTGGACTCGGGGCTGGCTCAGGCGGGACCGGCAGTCGCTGATCACGTCGTAGCGAATTGA
- a CDS encoding winged helix-turn-helix transcriptional regulator codes for MENIKQPIGRSYGQFCGLARALDMVGDRWNLLIVRELLPGPLRYGELKSSLPGIASNLLAERLRTLESAGVVERQLGDTGVLYGLTPWGAELREPMEALGRWAIPLLATGRGDDDFRPRWLALALPAMLRGRTAVPPVEVGFDVEGLLIVLLIDEDGPSAKIDADLQPETVLTAAPEIVVGLVAGALSVDQALASGTLLGNADVLRRAFP; via the coding sequence ATGGAAAACATAAAGCAGCCAATCGGACGCTCCTACGGTCAGTTCTGTGGGCTGGCGCGGGCGCTCGACATGGTCGGGGACCGCTGGAATCTCCTGATCGTGCGCGAGCTGCTGCCCGGGCCGCTGCGGTATGGCGAGCTGAAGTCCTCCCTCCCCGGCATCGCGAGCAACCTCTTGGCCGAGCGTCTCCGGACGCTGGAGTCGGCCGGGGTCGTGGAGCGACAGCTGGGAGACACGGGCGTCCTGTATGGACTGACGCCGTGGGGCGCGGAGCTCAGGGAGCCGATGGAAGCCCTCGGCAGATGGGCCATTCCGCTGCTGGCGACGGGACGCGGCGATGACGACTTCCGGCCGCGATGGCTGGCACTGGCCCTGCCAGCGATGCTCCGGGGCAGGACGGCAGTGCCGCCTGTGGAGGTCGGCTTCGACGTGGAGGGGCTCCTCATCGTTCTCCTGATCGACGAGGACGGCCCGAGCGCGAAAATCGACGCTGACCTTCAACCAGAGACCGTCCTGACCGCCGCGCCCGAGATCGTGGTCGGCCTCGTTGCCGGTGCCCTCTCAGTGGACCAGGCCCTCGCGTCGGGGACCCTTCTCGGCAACGCTGATGTTCTCCGCCGAGCGTTTCCGTAA
- a CDS encoding MBL fold metallo-hydrolase, translating into MSVRITHIGGPTVLIEIDGWKILTDPTFDEPGQRYDFALGTSSVKTIGPAIQVTDLPAIDVVLLSHDHHADNLDHGGRALLHTVPRVITTSNGSCRLGLAHAEAMVPWQETVLSAPGRASLRVTATPSRHGPPLSRLLVGENLGFAIQRPSQTQVAVWMSGDSVYFRGLEQVARRLDVDIALLHIGAVRFGLTGPVKYTMDARDAARFIRLLEPRIALPVHYEGWSHFSESHDRARVRLLEESEGVHHRVQWLPLGQAVEFPSPTTPLAH; encoded by the coding sequence GTGAGCGTCAGAATCACCCACATCGGCGGACCGACCGTGCTCATCGAGATCGACGGATGGAAGATCCTCACCGATCCGACCTTCGACGAGCCGGGACAGCGCTACGACTTCGCCCTCGGAACCTCGTCGGTGAAGACCATCGGTCCGGCGATCCAGGTGACCGACCTGCCCGCGATCGACGTCGTGTTGCTCTCCCACGACCACCACGCCGACAATCTCGACCACGGCGGCCGTGCACTGCTGCACACCGTGCCGCGGGTCATCACCACGTCGAACGGCAGTTGCCGGCTCGGACTCGCGCACGCCGAGGCGATGGTGCCCTGGCAGGAAACCGTCCTGAGCGCTCCCGGCCGAGCGTCGCTGCGGGTGACAGCGACGCCGAGCCGACATGGGCCACCACTGAGCCGCCTTCTGGTAGGCGAGAACCTCGGCTTCGCGATCCAGCGGCCGTCGCAAACGCAGGTGGCGGTGTGGATGTCGGGGGACTCGGTCTATTTCCGGGGACTCGAGCAGGTCGCTCGCCGTCTCGACGTCGATATCGCGTTGCTGCACATCGGCGCCGTCCGATTCGGACTCACCGGGCCGGTGAAATACACGATGGACGCCCGCGATGCCGCCCGGTTCATCCGGCTGCTCGAACCACGCATCGCACTTCCGGTGCACTACGAAGGCTGGTCCCACTTCAGCGAAAGCCACGATCGCGCTCGCGTGCGATTGCTCGAGGAATCCGAGGGCGTGCACCACCGGGTGCAGTGGCTGCCGCTAGGACAGGCTGTCGAATTTCCCTCTCCCACTACACCGCTCGCGCACTGA
- a CDS encoding DUF1761 domain-containing protein, whose protein sequence is MEINWLGAALAFVAGMVVAFIWYQKGFIANAWERLTGVTPERSRPARARNMTQLAIANLVTAVGLAAGISLASEATGDESVGMALLVGFAAWLAFSASTLLQHNAFELKPARLTVINSSYQLALYLAMSVVIGLL, encoded by the coding sequence ATGGAGATCAACTGGCTCGGGGCCGCGCTCGCGTTCGTAGCGGGAATGGTCGTGGCGTTCATCTGGTATCAGAAGGGCTTCATCGCGAACGCCTGGGAGCGGCTGACGGGCGTGACGCCGGAGCGCTCGCGACCGGCCCGCGCAAGGAACATGACCCAGTTGGCCATCGCGAATCTCGTGACCGCCGTCGGCCTCGCTGCGGGGATCTCCCTCGCGTCGGAGGCGACCGGCGACGAGTCTGTGGGGATGGCTTTGCTGGTTGGGTTCGCAGCGTGGCTGGCGTTCTCTGCCAGTACGCTCCTGCAGCACAATGCCTTCGAGCTGAAGCCCGCGAGGTTGACCGTCATCAATTCCAGTTACCAGCTCGCCCTGTACCTGGCGATGTCGGTCGTAATCGGGCTGCTGTAG
- a CDS encoding alpha/beta fold hydrolase, translated as MSTITADDGIQIFYKDWGPVDGHAVLLSHGWPLNSDAWESQALFLAEHGCHVIAHDRRGHGRSTQSWNGNDMDTYADDLATLLDTLDLTEVTLVGHSTGGGEVVRYIARHGSTRVAKLVLVSAVPPFMSRTDDNPEGLPVEVFDGIRAGERASRSQLYRDLADGPFFGHNRRGDVPQGMRDAFWLQGLASGHRGAYECIAAFSATDFRGDLAEITVPTLVIHGDDDQIVPIEVGGLRSAKLIVGAELKIYEGAGHALPDTERHRLSQDLLDFIES; from the coding sequence ATGTCCACGATCACCGCCGATGACGGCATACAGATCTTCTACAAGGACTGGGGGCCGGTCGACGGGCACGCGGTACTGCTCAGTCACGGCTGGCCGCTGAACTCTGACGCGTGGGAGAGCCAGGCGCTCTTCCTGGCCGAGCACGGATGCCACGTCATCGCCCACGATCGCCGCGGACACGGCCGTTCCACGCAGTCCTGGAACGGCAACGACATGGACACCTACGCCGACGATCTCGCGACGCTGCTCGACACACTCGACCTGACCGAGGTCACCTTGGTCGGCCACTCGACCGGCGGCGGTGAAGTGGTGCGCTACATCGCCCGTCACGGGTCAACGCGCGTGGCAAAACTGGTCCTCGTCTCAGCCGTGCCGCCCTTCATGTCGCGCACCGACGACAACCCCGAAGGCCTGCCGGTCGAGGTATTCGATGGCATTCGCGCCGGCGAACGCGCCTCGCGTTCGCAGCTGTACCGCGACCTCGCCGACGGCCCGTTCTTCGGACACAACCGCCGCGGCGACGTTCCCCAGGGCATGCGCGACGCGTTCTGGTTGCAAGGGCTCGCATCGGGCCACCGCGGCGCCTACGAGTGCATCGCCGCGTTCTCGGCCACCGACTTCCGTGGCGATCTCGCCGAGATCACCGTGCCGACGCTGGTGATCCACGGCGACGACGACCAGATCGTCCCCATCGAAGTCGGTGGCCTGCGCTCGGCGAAGCTCATCGTCGGCGCCGAACTGAAGATCTACGAAGGCGCGGGTCACGCGCTTCCCGACACCGAAAGACACCGACTGTCCCAGGACTTGCTCGATTTCATCGAGTCCTGA
- a CDS encoding alpha/beta hydrolase has translation MNQPKHTAKPPIVLIHGLWMTPRSWDTWAQRYRDLGHQVVVPGWPGIGDRAPADVRADPSALEGVGILEIVDFYADVIASLPEQPVIMGHSFGGIFTQMLLDRGLGIAGVGVAPGQPAGVLALPFSTLRTGLPVLSNPFRIGKASPISKRHFHYTFGNDLSRAESDLEWEASAVNSSNRVFFEGVLSLPKKKSGITAVDFRKPDRAPLLLVSGGIDHVAPPAIQKAALRKYAQGTALVERVEFPDRTHRLVSQDGWEEIADYALDWSLRHAATRFPQAT, from the coding sequence ATGAACCAGCCGAAACACACCGCCAAGCCGCCCATCGTCCTCATCCACGGACTCTGGATGACACCACGGAGCTGGGACACCTGGGCCCAGCGATACCGCGACCTCGGACACCAGGTCGTCGTGCCAGGTTGGCCCGGCATCGGCGATCGCGCCCCAGCCGATGTCAGGGCGGACCCGAGCGCGCTCGAAGGCGTCGGCATCCTGGAGATCGTCGACTTCTACGCCGACGTCATCGCATCGCTACCCGAACAGCCCGTGATCATGGGCCATTCGTTCGGCGGGATCTTCACCCAGATGCTGCTCGATCGCGGCCTCGGCATCGCCGGCGTCGGCGTGGCGCCAGGGCAACCGGCCGGCGTTCTGGCACTGCCGTTCTCGACCTTGCGCACGGGACTACCGGTGTTGTCGAACCCGTTCCGTATCGGCAAAGCCAGCCCGATCTCCAAGCGTCATTTCCACTACACGTTCGGCAATGACCTCAGTCGCGCCGAATCCGACCTGGAATGGGAAGCGAGCGCGGTGAATTCGTCCAACCGGGTGTTCTTCGAGGGCGTGCTGTCACTGCCGAAGAAGAAGTCGGGCATCACCGCTGTCGATTTCCGCAAGCCCGACCGCGCACCGCTGTTGCTCGTCTCCGGCGGAATCGACCACGTTGCCCCACCCGCCATCCAGAAAGCCGCACTACGTAAATACGCACAGGGCACCGCGCTGGTCGAGCGGGTGGAATTCCCTGATCGCACCCACCGGCTCGTGAGCCAGGACGGGTGGGAAGAAATCGCCGACTACGCCCTGGACTGGTCGCTGCGGCACGCCGCGACCCGATTCCCGCAGGCGACCTAG
- a CDS encoding alpha/beta fold hydrolase, which produces MSSHIPNPRRRRLLSVLAATVVAASPALPTLATADPGEPTLVLVHGAFADATSWDGVAAELRSRGYPVVAVNNPLRGPHNDAQALQDVLDSIDGPVVLVGHSYGGAVITNTHNPKVLANVYIAAFAPAQGEFVQGLLDPIRFPGSQLLPPALQVRVVDDPTGIAGRNVDGYIDASYFHKIFAQDVSAQTAADMYAHQQSAALNANLEPSGPPSWATTPSWYLISGEDNVIPAAAQRFMAGRAAPAHTREIGASHASLVSQPGTVADTIVEATNSVR; this is translated from the coding sequence ATGTCGTCTCATATCCCGAATCCACGCCGCCGTCGGCTGCTGAGCGTCTTGGCCGCGACAGTCGTCGCCGCCAGTCCAGCGCTCCCGACGCTCGCGACCGCCGACCCCGGCGAGCCCACGCTAGTGCTGGTGCACGGCGCGTTCGCTGACGCAACGAGCTGGGACGGGGTCGCCGCCGAGCTGCGCTCGCGCGGCTATCCGGTTGTCGCAGTGAACAATCCGCTGCGCGGTCCGCACAACGACGCGCAGGCGCTTCAAGATGTTCTCGACAGTATCGACGGGCCGGTCGTACTCGTCGGACATTCCTACGGCGGGGCCGTCATCACCAATACCCACAACCCCAAGGTCTTGGCCAACGTCTACATCGCCGCCTTCGCGCCCGCACAGGGTGAATTCGTGCAGGGCCTGCTCGACCCGATCCGCTTCCCCGGCAGCCAACTCCTGCCGCCCGCGCTACAGGTTCGGGTAGTGGACGACCCCACCGGCATCGCGGGCCGCAATGTCGACGGCTATATCGACGCGTCGTATTTCCACAAGATCTTCGCCCAGGATGTGAGTGCACAGACCGCTGCGGATATGTATGCCCATCAACAGTCGGCCGCGTTGAATGCCAACCTCGAACCCTCGGGCCCGCCGTCATGGGCGACCACGCCCAGCTGGTACCTGATCTCGGGCGAGGACAACGTCATTCCCGCTGCCGCCCAACGATTCATGGCAGGCCGCGCTGCCCCGGCCCACACCAGAGAAATCGGCGCGTCGCACGCATCGCTGGTCTCCCAGCCCGGCACCGTCGCCGACACCATCGTCGAGGCCACCAACTCGGTTCGATAG
- a CDS encoding helix-turn-helix domain-containing protein has protein sequence MAVVFDTGFVAPAERAHAIITAMQEASAPCNVVHENPDGRTHAQFDVWEFGDANIFRADMSGIQLIRTPKQIRTTPSPMLAIAVHGKGAARYEQDGLQRELAVGDLHLMDLNAPYDFRWVGDGGSTCLHVPLDQLDLPVERIRRAAPHLHRSPFYRLVSGHITEMTRQADALSTHPTARLTGSASIDLIRGLLLSATEPDRHDGAVLPSEIALAEIRNYVRRNLADPELDAARIAAALNISLRHLYKICAAADYSLAQWIIGQRLDRIRDDLADPRLRHCSIAIIAFRWGFRDASHFTRRFRVTYGVTPREWRRSTAEDSRNGVFGDPQV, from the coding sequence ATGGCCGTTGTTTTCGATACCGGCTTCGTCGCGCCGGCGGAACGCGCCCACGCGATCATCACCGCCATGCAGGAAGCATCGGCGCCGTGCAACGTCGTGCACGAGAACCCTGATGGTCGCACGCACGCCCAGTTCGATGTGTGGGAATTCGGTGATGCCAATATCTTTCGTGCGGATATGTCCGGCATCCAACTGATCCGCACGCCGAAGCAGATCCGCACGACTCCGTCGCCGATGTTGGCCATCGCGGTACACGGGAAGGGCGCGGCCAGGTACGAACAGGACGGTCTGCAACGCGAACTCGCCGTCGGCGACCTCCACCTGATGGACCTCAACGCGCCGTACGACTTCCGATGGGTGGGCGACGGTGGGTCGACCTGCCTCCACGTTCCCCTCGATCAACTCGACCTCCCGGTCGAACGCATCCGCCGGGCAGCACCGCACTTGCATCGCAGCCCCTTCTATCGACTCGTGTCCGGTCACATCACCGAAATGACGCGGCAGGCAGATGCTCTCAGCACCCATCCGACCGCGCGCCTGACCGGCTCCGCCAGCATCGACCTGATCCGCGGACTGTTGTTGTCGGCCACCGAACCCGACCGCCACGACGGCGCGGTCCTGCCCTCGGAGATCGCGCTAGCCGAGATCCGCAACTATGTGCGCCGCAACCTCGCCGACCCCGAACTCGACGCCGCCCGCATCGCCGCCGCTCTCAATATCTCCCTGCGTCACCTCTACAAGATCTGTGCCGCCGCCGACTACAGCCTCGCCCAGTGGATCATCGGTCAACGGCTCGACCGCATTCGCGATGATCTCGCCGATCCCAGGCTCCGCCACTGCTCCATCGCGATCATCGCCTTTCGCTGGGGCTTCCGCGACGCTTCGCACTTCACCCGGCGATTCCGCGTGACGTACGGCGTCACGCCTCGCGAATGGCGTCGCAGCACCGCCGAGGACAGCAGAAACGGCGTCTTTGGCGATCCGCAGGTCTGA